From the Fusobacterium ulcerans ATCC 49185 genome, the window CAGGGCCAGCTATTGGAGTAGCAGTTGCCTATGGACTTCAAGCACCTCATCTTGTATTGTTTTCATCTACAATAACTGGAGCAGCAGGAGCTATTTATGGAGGACCAGTAGGAGCTTTCATAGGAGCAGTAGTTGGAGCAGAATTTGGAAAAATGGTATCTAAAGAAACAAAAATAGATATAATAGTGACTCCAGCAGTTACTATTCTTACAGGAGCATTAGTTGTATATTATGTAGGTCCTGGAGTAGCAAGATTTATGGAGGCATTTGGAGCTTTCATAATGTATGCAACAGAGCTTCAGCCATTCTATATGGGAATAATAGTATCAGTAGTAGTAGGGATAGCATTGACACTTCCTATTAGCAGTGCAGCACTATGTATGATGGTAGGGCTGAGTGGATTGGCAGCAGGAGCTTCCACAGTAGGTTGTTCAGCACAGATGGTAGGATTTGCAGTGATGAGTTTTAAGGAAAATGGATGGGGAGGTCTTGTAGCTCAAGGACTGGGAACATCTATGCTGCAAATAGGGAACATAGTTAAAAACTGGAAAATATGGATACCTCCTACATTGGCTTCAGCTATATTAGGACCAGTATCAACTGTAATATTGAAATATCAAAATATTCCAATAGCAGCAGGAATGGGAACAAGTGGGTTAGTAGGACAATTTGGTACTCTTTCTACTATGGAAGGGTTAGGAAGAGGAGGAGCATCTCTTTATATAGGGATCCTAATGCTTCATTTTATTCTTCCAGCTGTACTTACACTTCTCATAGCTAATTTTATGAGAAAGAAAAATTGGATAAAAGATGGAGATTTGAAATTGGATCTATAATTTCAAAGGAGAAAAATGAAAAAAATAGATATAGATAAGATAGAAAATGCTTTTAGAGATATACTAGATGCTTTAGGAGAAAATGCAAAAAGAGAAGGATTGGAAGATACACCAAAAAGAGTGGCACAAAGTTATGGAGAGCTTTTTTCTGGATTGCTTCAAAATCCTGAAGATGTGCTTAAAAGAACATTTGAAGTGGAAAAGAATGATCTCATAGTAGAAAAAAATATAGACTTCTATTCTATGTGTGAACATCATTTTCTACCTATATTTGGGAAAATAGATATTGCATATATTCCAAATGGAAAAATAGTTGGATTTGGTGATATAATAAAAGTAATAGATATACTTTCTAAAAGGCCTCAAATACAAGAAAGATTAGGAGCTCAAATAGCTGATGCAATATATGAGACTCTTAATTGTCAAGGGGTAATGATAGTCATAAAAGCTAAGCATATGTGTATGACTATGAGGGGAGAAAAGAGAGTAAACAGTGAGATAATAACCACTTCTTACAGAGGGGTATTTGAAGATGATGCTGTGAGAAGAATGGAAATTCTTTCACTGCTAAAATAAAATTTTATGGAGAATGTCATGGATAAAATATATATCAACAACCTTGAATTCATAGCATATCATGGAGTATTTCCAGAAGAAAAGAAACTGGGGCAGAAGTTTCTTGTTTCAGCAGAGATGACAACATCAACAAGAGAAGCTGGGAAGACTGGTAATTTGAAAAAGTCTACTCATTATGGACTTGTAGCTAATGATATAGGAGAAATATTTACTGGGAAAAGCATAGATTTAATTGAAACTTGTGCTGAAGATATAGCAGAGATGATATTAAGTAAATATCCTTTGATTTCTGAAGTAAAAGTAACAGTGAAGAAACCTTGGGCACCTTTGCAGATGCATTTTGAAAATGTAGCTGTAGAAATAACAAGAAAAAGACATACTGTATATCTTTCTATTGGCTCAAATATGGGAGATAAGAAACAAAATCTTCTTACTGCTGTAGAAAAGATAAAAGAACTTAAAAATACAAGTGTTACAAAAATAAGTACTATCATTGAAACAGAACCTTTTGGAGTAATGGAACAGGATGATTTTCTCAATGCCTGTCTTGAAGTAAAAACACTTCTATCCCCTCATGAGCTTTTAGAAAAACTTTTGGAAATAGAAGAAGAGATGGGAAGAAAGAGAATAAAAAAATGGGGACCTAGAATTATTGATATTGATATACTCCTTTTTGATAAAGAGATAATAGAAGATGATGATCTAGCCGTACCTCACCCATGGATGTGTGACAGAAGCTTTGTTCTTGATCCATTATGTGAAATAGCTCCAAATGTAGTTCATCCTTTAGAGAGAAAAAGCATTTTTAATCTGAAGAGAGCTTTAGATGAAGCCAAAGATGAGAAGGAAAATGAAATATTGAGTTAAAATAAAAAAGAGAGCTGTTCCAAGCTTAGAATAGTTCGATTATTATCATTAAAAAAGCTGACTTGAAGTTTTTCATGTCAGCTTTTTCTATTAAAGTAAAAGTTGGTAGAAATCTATAAAAGATTTCTATTTTTTATATTAAATAATACTTTTTATATTTAAATTTTCTAATTCTTTTGAAATTAATAATGAATGTTCTTTTAAAAGATTTTTTATTTTTAAAATATCTTCTTGATTAGCTCTAAAAATTGGCAGACTGACACCCATAGCAGCATTTATTTTATTATTTATCATTATAGGAACAGCTATGCAGCATGCATCAGAAGTAACCTCTCCAAATTCTTCAGCAAATTTATTAATTTTAGCTTTTTTTACAATTTCAAGCAGTTCTTCTATATCTGTGACAGTATTTTCTGTAAATTGATTCATTCCATTGGAATATAAATTTCTTATCTCATCTTCTGAATACTCACAAAGAAGTACTCTTCCAAGTCCTGTACAATATAAAGGAAGATTTCTTCCAATAGAGGACATTAATTTTATAGGAAGGGAACATTCAACTTTTGTTAAATAAAGAACTTCATTATTATGATTTATTCCTATTTGACAAGTTTCATTACATTGAGCAACTATTGATCTCATATGGGATTTTATAATTTCAAGACCATTTACATTTTCTAAATAAGCTTGTCCTATCTGAAAAGTAGCTAAACCAATAGAATAAGTTTGAGAAATAGGATCTAAAACTAGAAATTCAAGTTCAACTAAAGTTTTTAAAATTGGAGATAAGGTACTTTTAGGCATATTAGTTAATTTTGAAATGCTTGAAAAATTTAATTTGTCAGAATTTTTAGCTATAATTTTTAAAATATTAGTGACCCTCTCTGTAGGATTATGTAATAAAGTTTCCATCTTTTCCTTCTTTCTTAAAAATAATTCTATTTAATATCTTAACAAAAAAAATAAGAAAAAGCTATTAAAATTTAAAGTCTAAAAACTCATATAGAATTTTTGTGTTTTTATAGAACTTAAAATTCGTAATATGATGAAAAAAAATAAAAATAATACTTGACTTATTAAAAAACTTAATGTATATTTTATTTATACTTATTTACGAACTTGTTCGTAAATAAGAACAAAACTGAGAAATAAATTCAGAGGGGGCTCACAAATGAAAAAAATATTATTTGCAGGAAGTTTGCTGCTTATAGGGATGTTTATTGGATGTTCAAAGGAAAAAGAAACTGCAGCTGAAGAAAAAGTTAAAACTCAAGTTTTAAAAGTTGCTTTTAATCAATCAGAAAACCATCCTCAATATAAAGCATTAACAAAATTCAGCAATCAATTGGAAGAACAGACAAAAGGAGCTTATAAATTAGAAATATCTCCAAATGCTTTATTGGGAGATCAAAGAGCAACAGCTGAACTGGTGCAAAATGGAGTTATTCAAATGTCAGTAGTAGGGAATCCAGTTGTTGAAAGTTTTAATAAAGATTTTAGTGTTATAGGGCTGCCATATTTATATGATAATTTAGAGCATCAAAAAAAAGTTTTTTTATCAGATGTATTAGAACCATTATTTAAATCTGTTTCTTCAAGCGGATTTGAGGTAATAGGGGCATTTACAGCAGGAGCTAGATGTCTTTATACAGATAAACCAATGATGAAACCAGAAGATTTAAAAGGATATAAATTTAGAGTAATGCAGTCAGATACAATGAAGAAAATGATAGATTATATGGGAGGAATAGGAACTCCTATGGGACAGGGAGAAGTTTATACAGCAGTTCAGCAGGGAGTTATAGAAGGTGGAGAAAATAATGAAGTAACTTATGTAGATTTAAAACACTATGAAATAGCACCTTATTTTTCTTATACTAATCATTTGATGGTTCCAGATTTAATTATTATTAATGAAAAATTATATAATGGAATGTCTTCAGAAAATAGAAAAATATTTGATGATTTAATGAAACAAACTATTGAAAATGAATTTGAAGTATGGAATGAAAATGTAGAAGCAGCTAAAAAAATTGCAATAGAAAATGGAGCAAAATTTATTGAAGTAGATATTAAACCATTTCAAGAAAGGGTAAAACCTTTACAGGAAGAAGTGGCTAATTCTTCTGAACTGACTAAAGAGATATATGCTAAAGTAAGAGAATTAGCAAAATAATCTTATTTAAGTAAGGAGATAAAATGATGAAAAGAATAAAAAATGTTCTTGATAAGATTATAGAAATTTTTTGTATTGCGATAATGGGAATAATGACACTGTTGGTAACATGGCAGGTTATAACTAGATATGTTTTTAATAAACCCAGTGTTTTTACAGAACAGACATCTCAGTATCTATTTGTTTGGCTAGTAATGTATGGATCAGCTTACGTTTTTGGAAAAAGAGAGCATATGCAGATTTCTTTTATAAGAGATATGGCACCTGAAAATATAAAAAGAATAATTGATGTTATTCAAGAAATAATAATATCAATATTTGTTTTGGGAGTAATGATATATGGAGGTTATTTTTCTTCTTTGAAGCAAATGGCACAGGTAGATGCAGTATTGCAAATGCCAATAGGGATTATTTATTCTGCAATTCCAATTAGTGGAATCTTTATAGTCTTCTATGTAATATATAATATTAAGAAAATAATTTTTAATAAAGAGGAAGAATAAAAAAGGAGAAATTATGGATTTAG encodes:
- a CDS encoding PTS transporter subunit IIC; this encodes MESLKNFFKRKNIEITVKRYCIDAFSHMALGLFSTLLIGTILNTIGGKLGITFLTDVIWKIARDMTGPAIGVAVAYGLQAPHLVLFSSTITGAAGAIYGGPVGAFIGAVVGAEFGKMVSKETKIDIIVTPAVTILTGALVVYYVGPGVARFMEAFGAFIMYATELQPFYMGIIVSVVVGIALTLPISSAALCMMVGLSGLAAGASTVGCSAQMVGFAVMSFKENGWGGLVAQGLGTSMLQIGNIVKNWKIWIPPTLASAILGPVSTVILKYQNIPIAAGMGTSGLVGQFGTLSTMEGLGRGGASLYIGILMLHFILPAVLTLLIANFMRKKNWIKDGDLKLDL
- the folE gene encoding GTP cyclohydrolase I FolE, with protein sequence MDIDKIENAFRDILDALGENAKREGLEDTPKRVAQSYGELFSGLLQNPEDVLKRTFEVEKNDLIVEKNIDFYSMCEHHFLPIFGKIDIAYIPNGKIVGFGDIIKVIDILSKRPQIQERLGAQIADAIYETLNCQGVMIVIKAKHMCMTMRGEKRVNSEIITTSYRGVFEDDAVRRMEILSLLK
- the folK gene encoding 2-amino-4-hydroxy-6-hydroxymethyldihydropteridine diphosphokinase, which encodes MDKIYINNLEFIAYHGVFPEEKKLGQKFLVSAEMTTSTREAGKTGNLKKSTHYGLVANDIGEIFTGKSIDLIETCAEDIAEMILSKYPLISEVKVTVKKPWAPLQMHFENVAVEITRKRHTVYLSIGSNMGDKKQNLLTAVEKIKELKNTSVTKISTIIETEPFGVMEQDDFLNACLEVKTLLSPHELLEKLLEIEEEMGRKRIKKWGPRIIDIDILLFDKEIIEDDDLAVPHPWMCDRSFVLDPLCEIAPNVVHPLERKSIFNLKRALDEAKDEKENEILS
- a CDS encoding IclR family transcriptional regulator, which codes for METLLHNPTERVTNILKIIAKNSDKLNFSSISKLTNMPKSTLSPILKTLVELEFLVLDPISQTYSIGLATFQIGQAYLENVNGLEIIKSHMRSIVAQCNETCQIGINHNNEVLYLTKVECSLPIKLMSSIGRNLPLYCTGLGRVLLCEYSEDEIRNLYSNGMNQFTENTVTDIEELLEIVKKAKINKFAEEFGEVTSDACCIAVPIMINNKINAAMGVSLPIFRANQEDILKIKNLLKEHSLLISKELENLNIKSII
- a CDS encoding TRAP transporter substrate-binding protein, whose amino-acid sequence is MKKILFAGSLLLIGMFIGCSKEKETAAEEKVKTQVLKVAFNQSENHPQYKALTKFSNQLEEQTKGAYKLEISPNALLGDQRATAELVQNGVIQMSVVGNPVVESFNKDFSVIGLPYLYDNLEHQKKVFLSDVLEPLFKSVSSSGFEVIGAFTAGARCLYTDKPMMKPEDLKGYKFRVMQSDTMKKMIDYMGGIGTPMGQGEVYTAVQQGVIEGGENNEVTYVDLKHYEIAPYFSYTNHLMVPDLIIINEKLYNGMSSENRKIFDDLMKQTIENEFEVWNENVEAAKKIAIENGAKFIEVDIKPFQERVKPLQEEVANSSELTKEIYAKVRELAK
- a CDS encoding TRAP transporter small permease, which encodes MKRIKNVLDKIIEIFCIAIMGIMTLLVTWQVITRYVFNKPSVFTEQTSQYLFVWLVMYGSAYVFGKREHMQISFIRDMAPENIKRIIDVIQEIIISIFVLGVMIYGGYFSSLKQMAQVDAVLQMPIGIIYSAIPISGIFIVFYVIYNIKKIIFNKEEE